In one window of Solanum pennellii chromosome 2, SPENNV200 DNA:
- the LOC107008762 gene encoding transcription termination factor MTEF1, chloroplastic, whose amino-acid sequence MTSAATSFHSCLCFSAQKLPSPSSSASCSDQQMSLLSPTKPKSILQNNPLYQPTHKNISLQFKEKILCLEIMGVDSGKALSQNPCLHTASLHAIHSIITFLQSKGLYQKDFARIIGMCPTILTSDIRSELNPVFSFLSKELRVPEDNFRKVINKCPRLLICSVKDQLKPTLFYLQRLGFTDVHHLAYQDPILLVSSVENTLIPKLHYLVSLGFTRREAVEMTLRCPGLFTFSIQNNFQPKFEYFSQEMEGELDELKDFPQYFAFSLDKRIKPRHIQLVDNGVSIPLSSMLKTTDQEFNHLISQKTR is encoded by the coding sequence ATGACTAGTGCAGCAACATCTTTTCATTCTTGTTTATGTTTCTCTGCTCAGAAAttaccatcaccatcatcatcagcATCATGTTCAGATCAACAAATGAGTCTTTTATCACCAACAAAACCAAAATCAATTCTTCAAAACAACCCACTTTATCAACCAACACACAAGAACATCTCGTTGCAATTCAAAGAGAAAATCTTATGCTTAGAAATAATGGGTGTTGATTCAGGGAAAGCACTATCCCAAAACCCCTGTCTTCACACCGCGTCTTTACACGCGATTCATTCCATCATCACTTTCCTTCAATCCAAAGGACTTTACCAGAAAGACTTTGCGAGAATAATCGGAATGTGTCCAACAATTTTAACCTCAGATATAAGATCTGAACTCAACCCAGTATTCAGTTTCCTCTCAAAAGAGTTAAGAGTCCCTGAAGACAATTTCAGAAAGGTAATCAACAAATGTCCAAGATTACTCATTTGTAGTGTTAAAGATCAGCTTAAACCAACTCTGTTTTATCTTCAAAGACTTGGATTTACAGATGTACATCATTTAGCTTATCAAGATCCAATATTACTCGTTTCTAGTGTCGAAAATACGTTGATACCAAAGCTTCATTATTTGGTAAGTTTAGGATTTACAAGAAGAGAAGCTGTTGAAATGACTTTGAGATGTCCAGGACTATTCACTTTCAGCATTCAGAATAATTTCCAGCCAAAATTTGAATACTTTTCACAAGAAATGGAAGGTGAATTGGATGAATTGAAAGATTTTCCTCAGTACTTCGCTTTTAGTTTGGATAAAAGAATAAAGCCAAGGCATATTCAACTTGTAGATAATGGAGTTTCAATTCCATTGTCATCAATGCTCAAGACTACTGATCAAGAGTTCAATCACTTGATAAGCCAAAAAACTAGAtag
- the LOC107011621 gene encoding CBL-interacting serine/threonine-protein kinase 23 has translation MGSRSNNGSGTGRTRVGRYELGRTLGEGTFAKVKFARNVETGDNVAIKILDKEKVMKHKMIGQIKREISTMKLIRHPNVIRMYEVMASKSKIYIVLEFVTGGELFDKIASKGRLKEDEARKYFQQLINAVDYCHSRGVFHRDLKPENLLLDANGVLKVSDFGLSALPQQVREDGLLHTTCGTPNYVAPEVINNKGYDGAKADLWSCGVILFVLMAGYLPFEESNLVALYKKIHKAEFTCPPWFSSNAKKLIKRILDPNPQRRITITEVIENEWFKKGYCPPVFEHADVSLDDVNAIFDESANSSNLVVERREVRPAAPLTMNAFELISTSQGLNLSSLFEKQMGLVKRETRFTSRCPANEIVSKIEEAAVPLGFNVRKNNYKIKLQGEKSGRKGHLNVATEIYEVAPSLYMVELRKAGGDTLEFHKFYKNLSTGLKDIVWQLGDEAGEEVKDGIVST, from the exons ATGGGTTCAAGATCAAATAATGGAAGTGGAACTGGGAGGACAAGAGTGGGAAGGTATGAACTTGGGAGGACATTGGGGGAGGGTACTTTTGCAAAAGTGAAATTTGCTAGGAATGTTGAAACTGGTGATAATGTAGCCATAAAGATTCTTGATAAAGAGAAGGTCATGAAGCACAAGATGATTGGTCAG ATTAAACGGGAAATATCAACCATGAAACTTATAAGACACCCCAATGTAATCCGGATGTATGAG GTCATGGCCAGCAAGTCGAAGATATATATTGTTTTGGAATTTGTTACTGGTGGCGAACTGTTTGACAAAATT GCTAGTAAAGGTAGGCTCAAAGAAGATGAAGCAAGAAAGTATTTTCAGCAGCTTATCAATGCAGTGGACTACTGTCATAGTAGAGGTGTATTCCACAGAGACCTCAAG CCTGAGAACTTGTTATTGGATGCCAATGGTGTTCTTAAAGTTTCGGATTTTGGATTGAGTGCGCTGCCTCAGCAAGTTCGC GAAGATGGACTACTACATACAACATGTGGAACACCAAATTATGTGGCTCCAGAG GTGATCAACAATAAAGGTTATGATGGAGCTAAGGCTGATCTGTGGTCATGTGGTGTAATCCTTTTTGTACTTATGGCTGGTTATCTGCCTTTTGAAGAGTCAAATCTTGTGGCATTATATAAGAAG ATACATAAAGCTGAATTTACATGTCCACCCTGGTTTTCCTCTAATGCAAAGAAACTGATCAAACGAATCTTGGATCCCAATCCACAGAGG CGCATCACAATTACCGAGGTCATTGAGAATGAATGGTTCAAGAAAGGGTATTGTCCACCTGTTTTTGAACATGCAGATGTTAGTCTTGATGACGTGAATGCTATTTTTGATGAATCTGCT AACTCTTCGAATCTTGTTGTTGAGAGGCGGGAAGTACGGCCTGCTGCACCGCTGACTATGAATGCTTTTGAGCTTATTTCAACTTCTCAGGGTCTCAATCTCAGTTCTCTGTTTGAAAAGCAAATG GGGCTGGTCAAAAGGGAGACAAGATTTACATCGAGATGTCCTGCGAATGAAATTGtttcaaaaattgaagaagCTGCTGTACCTTTGGGATTCAATGTGAGGAAGAATAACTACAAG ATTAAGCTTCAAGGTGAGAAGAGCGGGCGCAAAGGTCACTTGAACGTTGCAACTGAG ATTTATGAGGTGGCACCTTCACTCTACATGGTTGAGCTTCGCAAGGCTGGAGGAGATACCTTGGAGTTTCACAAG TTTTACAAGAACCTGTCCACCGGATTGAAAGACATTGTTTGGCAATTGGGGGATGAAGCAGGAGAGGAAGTAAAAGATG GTATTGTCTCAACTTGA
- the LOC107010703 gene encoding uncharacterized protein LOC107010703: MNNVQENSFHDLVPSPTSEQSYNDSSLEGVAANFKLLLKLIQDHKDASNKDNTDGLRMLRVTTMMTILDNVRTRIKKCQSFGDKRLSESKLRRCYTDVKLTNNVRKEKKQDEAMIDEKERLKRQLNASLVARKRLEVMCWSLGKEKEIMAAELSKKVHEVSEMEDLINELKEKNECLVERLHEGSKEKHEIKVETNKALSEQLLRSLDGYRSIKRKWKNEHEKNMTMHATLEEMGANIESGIHLFRQKITSVEEIIELEHVIESLEMQVAKHL; this comes from the exons ATGAATAATGTTCAGGAAAATTCATTTCATGATTTAGTTCCTTCTCCAACGTCTGAACAATCCTATAATGACTCTTCTTTAGAag GTGTTGCAGCAAACTTTAAGTTATTATTAAAGTTAATTCAAGACCATAAAGATGCTTCTAATAAAGATAACACAGATGGCTTGAGAATGTTGAGGGTGACAACTATGATGACAATTCTTGATAATGTTAGGACACGAATTAAGAAATGTCAATCTTTTGGTGACAAGAGATTATCCGAATCTAAACTAAGGCGGTGTTACACTGATGTTAAGCTTACTAATAATGTTCGAAAGGAAAAGAAGCAGGATGAGGCAATGATcgatgaaaaagaaagattaaagaGGCAGCTAAACGCAAGCTTGGTAGCAAGAAAGAGGCTTGAGGTCATGTGTTGGAGCTTAgggaaggaaaaagaaattatggCAGCGGAATTATCAAAAAAGGTTCATGAAGTGAGTGAAATGGAGGATCTTATTAACgaattaaaggagaaaaatgaGTGTTTAGTAGAAAGATTACATGAAGGTAGTAAagaaaaacatgaaataaaggTAGAAACAAATAAGGCACTCTCTGAACAATTGTTGAGGTCACTTGATGGCTATCGATCGATTAAGAGGAAATGGAAAAATGAACATGAGAAAAACATGACAATGCATGCAACTTTGGAGGAAATGGGAGCTAATATTGAATCTGGAATTCACCTCTTCAGACAAAAAATCACATCTGTTGAGGAAATTATTGAATTGGAGCATGTGATTGAAAGCTTAGAAATGCAAGTTGCAAAACATTTGTAA